In Vespa velutina chromosome 1, iVesVel2.1, whole genome shotgun sequence, the genomic stretch CAGCTGCAGGAGAAATTTTACGTGCCAGTAAATCaggaaaaattatatcgaataaattgaaTGTATCTTTATTTgtcagaaataaaaaggattggACCGAATCgcaaggaaaagaggaaaaaatgaagGCTCTTTTCgctgatataataaaaaagccTATTACGTAAAACTAGTAttccaaaataaaattttgataaaaaaaaaatgtaaatgattcatttttgtcatatattatgtatattatatatgtttgtatatacaatatacatacacacatacgtattaAAGAAACGTTTAATTAGACAAATTAATTcgcatcttcttttttattgtgacatagaataattatatatatatatatatatatatatatatatatatatatatatatatatatatatatatatatttgacatgttatttcataaatacatttcataaaattcatCGTACGTTCCTGCAATGCAATGTGCCCAGAAGGAATTACAATAAATCGTTATCTAAGTTCgaggaaaattttctaatatgtaTAACCAATAAAATCGTCTCCTCGCAACCACGCATGACTAGACTTTAAGATacacaattaattataattcgattGATCGAAGTAAGAATTTTTTGTTACATCTGTCATTACAATCGTTAAGTCTATCAATTGACTAGGGTAAAATCGATGTAAGCCGTTTGTTGTGTACGCTCGTTAGAAGCGATCAAATCCTATCGCATGTTGGATCTTACTGTTAGATTACAATTGCATCTCGATGgaatattaaaagagagagaaagagaaatagatatagagacagacagagagaaagagcaatatggcgaataaataaaagaatgcgAGATAgtaatatattgaaagattTCATATAGGAAAAAACACCGATCTTTGGTACAAAGAATATCTTACGATTTTGTCAAATAGAATTTGATCTTTAGATGTAAATGATCTTTGTTTGATACGTAAGACAATGTGTTTGATCACTACGGATATTGGGAAATCGATAATTGTCATTGAATAGAAGAAACTTTACACCAATTTTTCGTACCAAGTGCATGCACATTCAAGGTGAATTGTTGACTATGAATTAGCAACACAGATGAACAATGGTACAAGCCTAGGACGCTCATCATACCCAACAAACGTCATACGTATTCGGATACGTTCACACATTTCTATTACATTTCATTAATGTGATATTTACAAGAACTATACAaggatcattctttttttcagttgAACGTCATCAAAAAAATGATCTTACAAAACGAATCACAACTTACTCGATTACTcaacattttcaatataattttccttcgatATACAACATAAAAACATTAACAAATTCGTCTAATGACAAGAACAAAtcgttacgataataaaatgcaTCCTTGTATAAATCGTATTCTAAACAATCCATACTTCGAAGATTAatcaacaaaaatttttaaaaagaaaaaaggaaagaaaaatatgaaagcgAGTCGAAAGTATAATAGAGTCGATAATTAAGTAAGAAGTTTCTGAGTCTTCTGTGAGGAAACATCAGCGTGGATCGAAATAGATCGGTCTGGCTAATCGTAATGGAACGTGACTCTTTCCTTCATGTCGTCACTTCCCTTTGGAGATGGTATTTGCCGTGGCCGACACGGTTGAACCTTCCGCGTCGTTGATACTTCCAGTGACGCTAGCTGTACCGATTCTAGGCGGACTACGCGAAGATGATCTTCGAGGTTCTCGTGGTAAAGGATTATTGCACGTTGCATGATGTCCACCAGCCTCCCAATCGCGATGTTGACAAAAGGAACCGCAATATCTTGCGATCCCACATCCACCGCATGTTTCTAATGCTGGTCTGCCACAATTCCAACAATTCTGCGAAGATAATTAGTTTGATTCATTGGTTTTCTCCAATTTTGcgttgataataaaatgtgtgtgtatgtatatatatatattttttttttttcgtaagtataaaatatgtacatactgaTCCTACTATATTAGTCAAATGTGTATCCTTGTCATCTTCGGTAGTGGACGGTGCCGAATTAGAAGTAGTTGTAGGTGTTGGAGCAGTTCTACCACTGGTCTCTACCACGTTGGGACTTCCGTGAACCCTAACGAATGAAGCTTGACGGACACCAACGTGACTTCTTTGAGATAGTGGTAAGTCTAAAAGTCTGTGTACTCTCAGACGTTCGCTCGCTCTCGACTCGGCAACCGCTACTGCAACTGCTCTTTGAACTTCAGCAACAGCTGCTCTTTTTACTTCTAACACGGCTTCTTCtagaaattatagaaataacgTTAGCTTTGAGTAATGTAATCATCGatgaattttttgaaaattaccTGCTCTTCTTTTCACCTCAGCAACCCTATCCTCAGTAGCTCTGATTGTCTGAGCAACAATTTCTCCAGACAAACGTTTCAAGCTACCATCTCTATCACCCGTTGAAGATTCTACTTGAGCACCATTGGTTGAAGGATTATTGGTAGTAGTGTTGTTGGCATTACCATTTTGTGCGACCACATTTGGCGGTGGTATAGGTGTTGCAGCAGGACTGGAACAACCTCGTCTTTGAAGGATAGCCAAAgctctcttcgttttttctacCATGCCAAGAATACAATTCAACATCACATGAATGTTCTTCCATTCGTCGTCGAGGCTAGAACCGTTTTGAACGTGACTcagctgctgttgctgttgggACAAATGATGGGGGGCCGAGAAAGCATTTATCTGATTAATTTGAACTAGGCTTGGTGGAACCGGACTAGGCCCGTGGCCATGTCCGTGTGCGTGGCCTTGAATGGATCCACCCGCTGCGTGAAGCGGATGATACCAACAATAGGATGATGAATTTTCCgtttgctgttgttgctgatgttgttgttgttgttgttgttgttgttgatgatgGGCACCCCATGGATTAGGCCTTTTTCCATAAACAGGTATATCCTCGAGTAGGGTACCGTTTTCATAGTatctgtaaataaaattaatggttAAACAATACACTTTTGATAAACTCTTCAGTTGACTTTATtagaatttgtaataataaaatacaatgtaTTTGTCCAATACGATATCCCTATTGAACTTTATACACGTTACATGTGTGGTTTGCcttctaaaaatatatcctACGTTAAATGCGTCTAGTGGAAAATACATCCACCAAACCGTCCACGTACTTATTCGAAAGCATATGTGCCATGTAATGTGTATATCGTAAAACATGCGTGCAATATGGTATGCATCAAAGAAACATGTGCATAAAACAGTCCTGCGGCCGTAcgttatgtgtatgtgtatgtgtattaagATGCATGCATCCAAAGCGACATGTGTTCCGAAATCCGTATAATCTATCTGttttacattaaaaagaaaaaaaaaaaaagaaaacctttCTGAATCTTtcgaacaattttaattatatgcaTCACACACTTATTTGTTGATTTTCATTGCTGTTATATAATAGattgataaaatttgtaatagtaataaaaacaattgttaTAGAATATCAGCTTTCAAAAGTGTCGAGTCATACTCGATACATAGGAATACCTATCAAGAAGATTGATGTCGAGTCAGATTCGACATAACAGTTCAAAGTGTTAAATGTATTTTGAATAGCAAGATTGTGGTCCACAATCGTGCAATTTCAAAGTAGTTAGCTGCTACGTTAAATGGATACGTGTGAGGTATAGTTAGGAACCAAAGACAGTTGGTCTTCGTACAGTTCAACGAATAGGCATCGAAGACTGATCTTGGGAGCATGTATTAGTCCGGAATATGCCAATAGGTACTCGAGGCAAGTTCCCTTGCTCCAACGTTAGCAGGTCGAGCTGAGCCAAAGAGGGTAGATAGTATGAGATctagagaggagagaggggggagagaagaGGGTGACGTTCACGAAAGGTGGTACTCCGATGATATATGGAAACGTCACCAACAGACATATCGAGAGGATGCCAGCCAGGGTGGCATTGCCAGCGTGCACACCACGTTTTGTCGCCTTCGAATTCGCTTCGTCGCCCCTCAGCAGCCTGTTCGCGTGAGTATCCGTGTCCTCACCGGAAGCAACCACCCTTCCTTCCACCTCTTGGCCATCGAACTCTGATCTCTCTCAGCactatctttccttctctttctatttcaactCCTTCCCCTAACCAACTCACCACCACTGGAGGacggtttctctctctctctctctccctctctctctctctctctttctctctctgtactcTTCGATCCTCAACCCCTTTCAAGGAACACGATGCTTAATCGAACACCTGCTTCGATGAGCCACGTTGCGACGAACGAGGGCTTCCTTCCCCTACTGTGTTACGAATTACGTGCAGACGGAGCTCAGTATAATTGATTAAGCAagcttattaattatttatcatcaagAATAGAACGGATTATTCACGTTGATTAGGCTAATTTTAAgttttttgaattataattatttttttagtttatcctgattaaattatgatataaatatttctttactgtttatatttcatgtatttatgtatatatatttatacttcgaaagttatttttttcgataatttatttctcataggaaatagaagaaattattctcattaattatattaacttttatctttttttcactacaattatcttttttattttattcttgacTAATTCTAATTAGAtgttcttttttgcttttgatatataatgcattcatatataatactttgaaaagtaatttttgaataaaactttccaaataattttttgtctgtttattaattgaatatgaAACTGTCATGTCAGAGGTGACCTCATAATGCAAAGGGTTGATTTTTGTCTCGTAAAGCATgatcaaaaagatatatatataagaaaagttttcatttttaatttaattcgtgGAAGAAGTtgatttcttttgaaagagaTTTAGAGACGACACATTCGGATGTCGTTTCTCACATCAACGCCAAGGTCAGAATCCAAAAGTGTACTCTCGCTTGGTCGCTTACGAGGGTGAGCTTTAGGGCTCATTCCCTATAAATATCGACTCGCGAGAATCGCAGGCTCCCGGCCAAGATTTTTCTAAAACGCCAGATCGTTTGTGGCTTGGCAAATATACTACGCACGCGTGTACACGCAGGTGCGTGGAGTCAGTTATTGCATGAATTATCGTTATGGACGTGGACGAAGACAGGTTAGCTATCTTTTCTCGTTGCAGTTAATTTAAcagattaatttaaatgttcCTCGATATTTTAACATCTATCCTCATATATCATCTtagattttcaaataaatttttttttatacattataaattgactcataaataaattataagtataatatatttgttaattataatttatgattttttgaataatttttttatatcattttattataatacatttttttacttataactgtatttatagtaaaatttaaatttaattaaaaatattgattatttcttgatatttcactatttttttttatattatcttagattttcaaatggatttttcatatattttggATTAAATCGTAAGTAAGTTATAattgagaaaataattgtaataaatatatgatactttgtaatcaaaattttttgtcttttgtatatctattttatcttaaaGATAACACAAGTTATATTGTAATAGATTGtgtaatacacatacataatacaCATAAACTCAAGTTACAACTTTACAACTTTTAATTTGAAACTTTcaacttaaaaaaaagaaaatacaacttcatccattttatttatgaatcaatcaaacaatttttaaaaacaaattttttgtcTAAGAATCTCCACGAGAAAGTTCCgacatttattttgttcttttttcgaaatctTTTTATCAGAGATTATCGTTCGTAAGTAAAAGACGAAGGGGCGATATAAGTAAAACATGTTCACTTACGGAGTGTCTGAAGCACGACGTTTCGGTGCATGAGAGGAGCCAGAGTAATGATGCAAAGCGTTCGTGGTATTGTTCGCGTGTTGAATGGTGCCGACATTCGGATTAGAGCTAGAACGCATCGAATAATACGCGGGACACTGGTTACCGGCGTTTCCACTTCCAAGACCGCTGCTACCATGTTCTCCAAAAATTTCTACGGATTCGCCCGACGGTACCAATCCGACCGCTTCCAAAATCGCTGTTTCGTTATTTCGAAGGAATTGTGCACATGtctgcaaaaaaaagaataccttttttatttctttgattcttttttttttataacataaaattcgttattcttttacttttcagtaatttttttatccatttaaaCTTTggtaattcaatttaattttttcctttcaaaaataaattattaaatctgaAATTCATATCATGacttatattcatataattgtattatattaagtaCAGgtggaaatgaaaatttttggatgatattaaaaaacgattactctttttcaagattttttagattcatttgttttttttttttttttttttttttttacatcatgGAACTATAAGACTAAGAACTTTTCTATAATCTGAAGAAAATTAGTCTAAAATGTTTCGAAAAAGagtcattgatttttttaaaatcatctagAAACTTTTAACTCACTTTATACAACTTGTACTagtataactataatatactaaatacaatttaaattacgataattaaacTGTAGGTAGATACTACAAGCATatcttatatttcataaacatCAAATTTCAGATATAAactaacaataaattttttaataaagaaataatacaaaatatagatATCTTAGTGTGTAATTTCGAATTAACAtgttataaagaattaatttttcaatgataagtataaaaaaaaaaaacacgacagtcgacaaaaattataatttcaataattgtattgtttaattaaaataattaaaacaaatttattaaataaaattaaaaaattgtttacatCCATTAATTTTACGAGTTTGATATCTACTTAAgttgttaaaaatttgataGTTCGCAGAAACATTCGTGACATTTACAAGTAAAATAAGTAGTAATAAAGGAAGATTAGTCTCGTGCAATTAAGATTGGCTAAGCCGTTAAAGTTTCAAAGTACCAGCAATTACAATCAgtttcgatttttaatattcgttcGACGTGTTCTTTATCGCCAACACTTCGCGTCTCCTACGTCGAAACTTCCCGTACAATTCCTTTATTCCCAACGTCTTTCCTCTACTCTCAATACTGGAATCGGTCTGCCAGGCTGGGATTTATCGCTTCTAATTCAATATCAGCAACcgtccctcttttcttctttttcaaattgctCGACGCAGTCCGTAATTAACGATCATCGATCTGCATTTCTCTGAGAATTTTTCAACTTGAATTTTCTTATCTAATGACGACCGAGACGCACAActttttattaccttttataatttattacctTTTATAATCTCTTgatttatcgatctttttatttaatgtcaGCGTAGACGAATATTTTATCAGTTTCAAGTAAGTTTATTTAGAATtggatgatatatatattgatatatatatatatcattcaatATGTATcgtatgtatgaaaaaaatattttcatcgaagatctttttctttctctttttttcttgctctctctctctctctctctctctctctctctctctctctctcttttattttacttcaatGAAAAAAGACGTATGAAATTCTTGCCATTTATTGCTTCGATTGTTTTCTGTAGTTACGTCAGTAGACGCAGACGAGATGATGCGGTCCAGACGGTAGCCTGTTTCTAACTTTCCGATCTCTTCCTCTAATATCCTACTCGATATGTTTACAGAGTCTACGTCGAGTCTCGAGAGTTTCCGACTACTAGTTATGGAAACCTCAATAAacttaatacaataatatcattattttctaagcCATTAAATACAAGcaaattgttaaaatagacaaaaaaaaaataagatacttttatattgtagaataaaagaaatttcaaacgatttagaaaaaaaaggaacaaataaaacgaaacaaaatcgaaagaaatcaaaataatgTTTCGAGTTGAAACTCGAACACCAGAAAACATTATTTGCGACTTTTGTTTTCGCTTTTCGTCGTGGCGTCGAgcaaaatgtaaattttttccattaatttaCAATTCGTTACTTTGCCGTAGTGTGCAAGTCAGCTTActacttcttctcttcttccttcgttcaATCTTAGAGGCAACAGCTGGATGTCGAAGCATAAACGAAAGCCGCaagattaattctttttcactaGATTTTTATTGTGTTCGTTGTCGGTAATGCAAGGACCACGATATTAAGAGGTTTATTGTgggaaaatcaaatttttccaAAGAAGTGAATGAATTTATGTTGTAATAGATTTAAAGAGAAATCCTTTATAAACAGGTGCGATTAAAATTTTGGCGGGAAATTGTAAAATGTGAACGAATTAATCAAAAATCATTCCAAATATTGTTAAacgatatgaataaataacaagaagcattaattaaagataacaTGTCCTTGGAAAATGAATCTTTAATAATGtcattatatattgataacgaaataattaaaaattatttgcaaatAACGTTGAATTATATGACAATAGGTAGTAAGAAGCATTTACCAAAGAGAACGTGTCATCGCAAAATGGATCTCTATGTGAGAAAGGAGGGAGGAATCATGATTGTTCTATGATGGAGATACGGTATGAGAGTTTCGTGAGATTTCTCCGATCGAAATCGGTCGGAAACGGAGAGTGTCGAGGAGTATCTCGAGGCTATTTGCGTTTGGTCTGATCCTATGCGATTAACGACTCGTACTACTGGCCATTCCTACTATTTGCATCTGGacgaacacatacacatacgtacatatatacatatatatatatatatatatatatatacatatatatacatagtatagGAACATACCACAGGAGTACAGTGGATAGAGGAGTTTATAAATGCCGGATATATGGTAGACAGTACTACTGGCCGGATCAACGAGCCAATAGGTGCACGGACGACCGAGTATACAGGATTACGTATACCGTTCCTGGATTTAATGCAAATATAAAGGAGAACGACGTGCAAGGAGGGcgggagggagaaggagaaggaggaaaagaagaagaagggggtAGGAGGGATAATTACAGGAACGTGCAACGATCCTCGAGgaacatagagaaagagagagagagagagagagagagagagagagagagagagagagagagagagagagagagaaactgtcTTATTTTGAGATTATCTCGCCCTTTAAAGCAAATTATTATCCTGCTTTTACCTCGATATACCCGCAATTATTACGATAGGACGAACACGTGCACGTAagcaaagaaatagaaaaatgaactatcaatttttttatttcaactcttcgtttctttttttcatatctttttttttcctcctctttttctttttcatttttttggtttttttttttttcttttctcatactcttgatttattaataaagttcACGATATATTCTCTCATGATATTCGATCTAATAATAAAGCAACATCGATGAGAAAGTTTGTAAGAGGAAGCTTAGATAAAATTCgagagaatgaagaaattCCCCTTTCCCCCCACCCCTTCCCCCCGCccatccaaaaaaaaaatagagagaaaagaaaagagagaaaaatgaaaaaaaaaaggaaggaagaaaagatggTTTTGTATCGAGAAGAGTTTCCAAGTTCCGAGAAAGGTTTTTATGTTCGTCGTTCTCTACGTTCGATTCGTTCATCTATCTTGCCCCCTCGCGAAGCAGACTGCTAAGCTCCCAGCTACGATCGAGAAGTAGCCTGGGAAATTAAAACAGGCTGCCAGCCGGTCAGCTTTCGCCGTGTTGATTTTACTCGATCCTCCTGGGCTTGTTGagctctcctctttctctttctctcccttctctatcttctctACTGTACTAACCATAGAAACTAACACGTGTGCACGCAAGTAACATAAGCGCAATCCAGTTGGTCCTGCCTGGAAGGATGGACGTTGATACACGTGACGCCTAACTAACCTCCCTCTTTTACTCTATTAACACGTGAACGTATTCCGTACGTGATCTTCTCGAATCAAAGAGCTTTTATAATTCTATCACTTAATTCTCATCGTTATTCTTTGTTAATTCTTCaactttttatatctattgatataaatagaatCGGCGATGATTGATCCTCGTGATCTTCTCGAATCAAAGAGCTTTTATAATTCTATCACttaattcttatcgttattctttgttaatttttcaactttttatatctattgatataaatagaatCGCCGAGGATTGATCTTCGTTATatcttgatataaataatttttatatattattaataatttaaaatttatatgtatatgaatatatttaatatatatgatatatgtgatatatattaaatatattatatatatttacgttaatatatttatatttaattttatttcatattattattaattaaaaaatttatatttattacttataattttaaattaatatattaatatattaatatattttttttttaaatttgattattatttcatttcatattattatttacttttaattttattataattttatattttatattattattaatttaattaaataattaaattttgtattagtattattattaataatttgacataaataatatatttattctctctctctctctctctctctctctccaatgagaaataaaaatcaataaaaaaaatcgcgaGACCAAAAGATCCTGTAAATTACATAGATCatagaaagaattttcaataGGCTAGTGCAGTCTGTGCTTTCTTTCTATTGATGCAGTCACGGAAGGTTGTCGTAACGCATATAAATTTGTAGGTCGCCAGAGGGCGCAGGGACAAAACCAAGAAAGACATCAACGACACGCGATGTCTCTTTAAGGGGCTACGCCGGCTTCTGAATAACAAACAAGGATTGTAATCTTAGAGGAGCGCAACCACGTTTAGAATTCCGCATAGTTTCCTTCGCATATGTGGAAATAAAGATCGGTCACGTAGAGCTTCAGAGATACCATTTAACAGTGGTCTCCTTCTCATTCAAAAGATATCATTCTCCATTTTTATAGGTCCTTTGAGTTTATAGTGAGCTCATAAATTGcttttgataatattgatgagttcataaaaaatttgttagaaCACTAGCATTACTCTTTTATCCGTtggataacaataattatatgtatttaatattttttatttacttatttctttttcttttttttaatttttgtgaaataattttagcgcaagtatataatttagtatatacctacataattttaattttagtgtagatatataattaagaaagttttttaatatatgtatctatataattttatatatgattgtatataaaattaattagtaatttcaatttgtttgtttgttttttttgttaaatacaaaattataaggCTTTTATATGTTGAAAAATCACTAATCCTTAAACAGTTCttgaacaattttaattagataaaaaaaaaaaacaaattagaaaaataattttcaggataatttttctttttgacctGTGTACACTGTGCACACATATTGATATCTAACCAATTAAAAATTCCCCAAGGTAAGGGCAAATGTACAACAGTATTAGCGAAgtgattcgttcgttcatgcATCGTTACGCGTTCTACCATGGCGCATTCGTGTTGCAGTGATTTATGATCCCCCGTGGCTGCTCTAATAAAGCATCCCGCTCTTTATGGGTCAACCGCTACTATTATTTTCGTCAAACCCTCTATATCGTCCTCGAAAGCCCGAAGGAACGCGCCGTACCGGCTATTAAAATGGCCCGAGCTAGTATGTTCTCCTAACGATGTCTCGCGCTAACTCGAAGCTAAAAGAGAGCTTACTTGTATTCGTGAATTACAA encodes the following:
- the LOC124956668 gene encoding protein CBFA2T2 isoform X3, giving the protein MKVDGGVASTTVLQKVKVKEEAKECCGFQQVSATSGGSSGTSVVVVVSTVTAASTTVIATTSSNCNSNGLTTVGIAATIASTSTTTTVPTTSSTSNALQTSAIICHPSTPIAAVASSTAQTPEPLPVDLDLKSKNKVSPTSRDKTTREENNHLEALSPSSQHHQRHGLSTTNTPQTQTNGSRSEYKGQLGCSRSSDNDSPMSSHPLKPDLEESTGGTSTGTSASSTSTVPTVTASTTGGPSATCRNEEQVEANPLLSNGVRCITGVFAGHGKLKRLLGTLVQFATDISADTGDTVRTLVLALLSGTMTAEEFHSALQEATNFPLRGFVLPYLKHTLPSLQRDLNTAARAGNQTCAQFLRNNETAILEAVGLVPSGESVEIFGEHGSSGLGSGNAGNQCPAYYSMRSSSNPNVGTIQHANNTTNALHHYSGSSHAPKRRASDTPYYENGTLLEDIPVYGKRPNPWGAHHQQQQQQQQQHQQQQQTENSSSYCWYHPLHAAGGSIQGHAHGHGHGPSPVPPSLVQINQINAFSAPHHLSQQQQQLSHVQNGSSLDDEWKNIHVMLNCILGMVEKTKRALAILQRRGCSSPAATPIPPPNVVAQNGNANNTTTNNPSTNGAQVESSTGDRDGSLKRLSGEIVAQTIRATEDRVAEVKRRAEEAVLEVKRAAVAEVQRAVAVAVAESRASERLRVHRLLDLPLSQRSHVGVRQASFVRVHGSPNVVETSGRTAPTPTTTSNSAPSTTEDDKDTHLTNIVGSNCWNCGRPALETCGGCGIARYCGSFCQHRDWEAGGHHATCNNPLPREPRRSSSRSPPRIGTASVTGSINDAEGSTVSATANTISKGK
- the LOC124956668 gene encoding protein CBFA2T2 isoform X4, whose amino-acid sequence is MDLDASVLKSFEWIWQERGRESVSPTSRDKTTREENNHLEALSPSSQHHQRHGLSTTNTPQTQTNGSRSEYKGQLGCSRSSDNDSPMSSHPLKPDLEESTGGTSTGTSASSTSTVPTVTASTTGGPSATCRNEEQVEANPLLSNGVRCITGVFAGHGKLKRLLGTLVQFATDISADTGDTVRTLVLALLSGTMTAEEFHSALQEATNFPLRGFVLPYLKHTLPSLQRDLNTAARAGNQTCAQFLRNNETAILEAVGLVPSGESVEIFGEHGSSGLGSGNAGNQCPAYYSMRSSSNPNVGTIQHANNTTNALHHYSGSSHAPKRRASDTPYYENGTLLEDIPVYGKRPNPWGAHHQQQQQQQQQHQQQQQTENSSSYCWYHPLHAAGGSIQGHAHGHGHGPSPVPPSLVQINQINAFSAPHHLSQQQQQLSHVQNGSSLDDEWKNIHVMLNCILGMVEKTKRALAILQRRGCSSPAATPIPPPNVVAQNGNANNTTTNNPSTNGAQVESSTGDRDGSLKRLSGEIVAQTIRATEDRVAEVKRRAEEAVLEVKRAAVAEVQRAVAVAVAESRASERLRVHRLLDLPLSQRSHVGVRQASFVRVHGSPNVVETSGRTAPTPTTTSNSAPSTTEDDKDTHLTNIVGSNCWNCGRPALETCGGCGIARYCGSFCQHRDWEAGGHHATCNNPLPREPRRSSSRSPPRIGTASVTGSINDAEGSTVSATANTISKGK
- the LOC124956668 gene encoding protein CBFA2T2 isoform X5; this encodes MNRDGVSPTSRDKTTREENNHLEALSPSSQHHQRHGLSTTNTPQTQTNGSRSEYKGQLGCSRSSDNDSPMSSHPLKPDLEESTGGTSTGTSASSTSTVPTVTASTTGGPSATCRNEEQVEANPLLSNGVRCITGVFAGHGKLKRLLGTLVQFATDISADTGDTVRTLVLALLSGTMTAEEFHSALQEATNFPLRGFVLPYLKHTLPSLQRDLNTAARAGNQTCAQFLRNNETAILEAVGLVPSGESVEIFGEHGSSGLGSGNAGNQCPAYYSMRSSSNPNVGTIQHANNTTNALHHYSGSSHAPKRRASDTPYYENGTLLEDIPVYGKRPNPWGAHHQQQQQQQQQHQQQQQTENSSSYCWYHPLHAAGGSIQGHAHGHGHGPSPVPPSLVQINQINAFSAPHHLSQQQQQLSHVQNGSSLDDEWKNIHVMLNCILGMVEKTKRALAILQRRGCSSPAATPIPPPNVVAQNGNANNTTTNNPSTNGAQVESSTGDRDGSLKRLSGEIVAQTIRATEDRVAEVKRRAEEAVLEVKRAAVAEVQRAVAVAVAESRASERLRVHRLLDLPLSQRSHVGVRQASFVRVHGSPNVVETSGRTAPTPTTTSNSAPSTTEDDKDTHLTNIVGSNCWNCGRPALETCGGCGIARYCGSFCQHRDWEAGGHHATCNNPLPREPRRSSSRSPPRIGTASVTGSINDAEGSTVSATANTISKGK
- the LOC124956668 gene encoding protein CBFA2T2 isoform X1; amino-acid sequence: MKYIELLDFLKTSKLTRKSRRSKHRLRGSSGTASMKVDGGVASTTVLQKVKVKEEAKECCGFQQVSATSGGSSGTSVVVVVSTVTAASTTVIATTSSNCNSNGLTTVGIAATIASTSTTTTVPTTSSTSNALQTSAIICHPSTPIAAVASSTAQTPEPLPVDLDLKSKNKVSPTSRDKTTREENNHLEALSPSSQHHQRHGLSTTNTPQTQTNGSRSEYKGQLGCSRSSDNDSPMSSHPLKPDLEESTGGTSTGTSASSTSTVPTVTASTTGGPSATCRNEEQVEANPLLSNGVRCITGVFAGHGKLKRLLGTLVQFATDISADTGDTVRTLVLALLSGTMTAEEFHSALQEATNFPLRGFVLPYLKHTLPSLQRDLNTAARAGNQTCAQFLRNNETAILEAVGLVPSGESVEIFGEHGSSGLGSGNAGNQCPAYYSMRSSSNPNVGTIQHANNTTNALHHYSGSSHAPKRRASDTPYYENGTLLEDIPVYGKRPNPWGAHHQQQQQQQQQHQQQQQTENSSSYCWYHPLHAAGGSIQGHAHGHGHGPSPVPPSLVQINQINAFSAPHHLSQQQQQLSHVQNGSSLDDEWKNIHVMLNCILGMVEKTKRALAILQRRGCSSPAATPIPPPNVVAQNGNANNTTTNNPSTNGAQVESSTGDRDGSLKRLSGEIVAQTIRATEDRVAEVKRRAEEAVLEVKRAAVAEVQRAVAVAVAESRASERLRVHRLLDLPLSQRSHVGVRQASFVRVHGSPNVVETSGRTAPTPTTTSNSAPSTTEDDKDTHLTNIVGSNCWNCGRPALETCGGCGIARYCGSFCQHRDWEAGGHHATCNNPLPREPRRSSSRSPPRIGTASVTGSINDAEGSTVSATANTISKGK